In the Chromobacterium sp. ATCC 53434 genome, AGGCGCGCGCCGCAAGCTGTCGTCTATCCGCAAGTCGCACGCCGTCACCCGCGACGGCACGGTGATCGAGCTGTACGCCAATATCGAGCGGCCGCAGGACGTCGAGGACGTCCGCGAGTCGGGCGCCGTCGGCGTCGGCCTGTTCCGCAGCGAATTCCTCTTCCTCGGCCGCGACACGCTGCCGACCGAGGACGAGCAGTTCGAGGCCTACCGCCATGTGGCGGTGGCGCTGAAGGGCATGCCGGTCACCATCCGCACGATGGACCTGGGCGCCGACAAGAGTCCGAAATGGCTGAATCACTGCCAGGCCGACAATCCGGCGCTGGGCCTGACCGGCATCCGGCTGTGCCTGGCCGAGCCGCTGATGTTCCGCGCCCAGTTGAGGGCGCTGCTGCGGGCCTCGGCGCACGGCAAGATCCGCGTGCTGTTCCCGATGCTGAACTCGCTGCCGGAGCTGAAGCAGGCGCTGTTGCAGTTCGACTACGCCAAGGAGGAGTTGCGCGACGAGGGCATCGCCTACGCCGACGACATCGAAGTGGGCGCGATGATAGAAATCCCGTCGGCGGCGCTGGTGGCCGGCAGTCTGGCCAGGCATGTCGACTTCCTGTCGGTGGGCACCAACGACCTGATCCAGTACACGCTGGCGATAGACCGCAACGACGACACCGTCAGCCACCTGTACGATCCGATCCATCCGGCGGTGCTGAAGCTGATCCTGCACACCATCAAGACCGGCATCAAGGCCGACGTTCCGGTGTCGGTATGCGGCGAGATGGCCGGCGACGCCAAGCTGACCCGATTGCTGCTGGGCATGGGCTTGCGCAAGTTCTCGATGCATCCGGCCAATCTGCTGGCGGTCAAGCAGCAGGTGCTGACCAGCCATCTGGGTGAAATCGCGCCCGTCGCGACGCGCATGCTCAGATCGGAGGACCCTGATAAAATAGCCGATCTATTGCAACTGCTGAATGCAGAGCCGGGTGAATAGCCCGGCTTTTTTAATCGATGCTCAACGACCCTATCGACCTCGCCGCCGTCCGGCGCGCGCTGGTGATCAAGCTGCGCCATCACGGCGACGTGC is a window encoding:
- the ptsP gene encoding phosphoenolpyruvate--protein phosphotransferase; the protein is MSIILHGVAIGGGIAIGRAHLISRSMDDVAHYLLEEDEIPAEKARFDEAVRATRKELEMLWGSIPENAPAELGAFLSLHIMLLGDVTISREPREIIEKQHCNAEWALKLQCDHLVEQFDAIEEDYLRERKNDVLQVIERIFNNLDGDAPQLPAPEDLVEDHILVAHDLSPADMVYFKDSNFAAFVTDVGGATSHTAILGRSLDLPSVIALHHARELIREDEMIIVDGQQGVVIINPDALVLTEYRRRQRAWRGARRKLSSIRKSHAVTRDGTVIELYANIERPQDVEDVRESGAVGVGLFRSEFLFLGRDTLPTEDEQFEAYRHVAVALKGMPVTIRTMDLGADKSPKWLNHCQADNPALGLTGIRLCLAEPLMFRAQLRALLRASAHGKIRVLFPMLNSLPELKQALLQFDYAKEELRDEGIAYADDIEVGAMIEIPSAALVAGSLARHVDFLSVGTNDLIQYTLAIDRNDDTVSHLYDPIHPAVLKLILHTIKTGIKADVPVSVCGEMAGDAKLTRLLLGMGLRKFSMHPANLLAVKQQVLTSHLGEIAPVATRMLRSEDPDKIADLLQLLNAEPGE